The following are from one region of the Ignavibacteriales bacterium genome:
- a CDS encoding Rieske (2Fe-2S) protein — MNQQPEIPEQQTKRDFLKIILSGGVIAFLGAVLYPILEYLIPPRQAEVEVSSVKAGKLSEIEKDSGKIIKFGTKPVILIRTTDGDLRAFSATCTHLDCTVQYRKDYGTIWCACHNGKYDLHGRNISGPPPRPLDELRVVVQGDDILISKKV; from the coding sequence ATGAATCAACAACCTGAGATTCCAGAGCAACAAACGAAAAGAGATTTCCTCAAGATTATTCTTTCCGGCGGAGTGATTGCGTTTCTTGGTGCGGTTCTGTATCCGATCCTTGAATATCTCATCCCGCCAAGACAGGCAGAAGTTGAAGTGTCGAGTGTCAAAGCGGGAAAGTTGAGCGAAATTGAAAAAGACAGCGGAAAAATTATTAAGTTTGGCACGAAGCCGGTAATTTTAATTCGAACCACCGATGGCGATTTGCGTGCCTTCTCCGCAACATGTACACATCTCGACTGCACGGTGCAATACCGGAAAGATTATGGCACGATCTGGTGCGCATGTCATAATGGTAAATATGATTTACATGGCAGAAACATCTCTGGTCCACCGCCGCGTCCTCTTGATGAACTCCGGGTTGTGGTTCAGGGTGACGATATTCTAATTTCAAAAAAAGTATGA
- the ccsA gene encoding cytochrome c biogenesis protein CcsA — protein MIGTTVLWIAFTASLTSACFYYLSLSKQNLLQVARSSFFISVIGVASVSAILLLYILQHRFEYHYVSSYSSRDLPIALLITTFWAGQEGSFLLWALFATVIGLFLQAYTRRTDMERPAMATYSLVLAFLLLLIAIKSPFQYIWDVQKDVPKGFIPQDGRGLNPLLQNFWMIIHPPVLFLGFASLAIPFVLAITALWQKRYSDWLHAALPWVLFSALSLGAGLMLGGYWAYGVLGWGGWWGWDPVENSSLIPWIVAVILVHTMLIQMLTGKLVRTNFVLAVLTYLLVIYSTFLTRSGILANASVHSFVDPGSLAYTLLVIWLAAAALGGFGMIVFRRKELNIKTLPSTWLSRESLLSIATIVMGVCAAVILFGTSKPLFSNATVEPSFYDRTNLPFAVLMTFLLGLSILTKWNQEGKQQLFKKLIVPGVLSVLVLAVLVVLGLHDISAALLAFTSLFALVVAAGQGYRIAKEQPRFIGSALSHVGLAILFLGIIASGRYGQKQSVVLPLNQPQVVFGDTLTYIGTSATPDGKMKCEVKMVQNGTPTILRPVMFESTYNNSLMRNPDYISYLTKDFYIEPVSIEEGSEAAEQSVLVLPKGEPVLYGPLQITFKQFDLGSHTGSGMMGGASNAMTIGAMLEVKTEKDIQTIIPVTTFSVRGKPEMKTGYLKSGTIGFQLASMNVATTKGGKSTVHINVVGLESMAHGSEQKPEILIAEVSIKPFMSFVWIAAVLIVLGLLVAMLRRLKQNTV, from the coding sequence ATGATTGGTACAACTGTCCTCTGGATCGCTTTTACGGCATCGCTGACCTCAGCCTGTTTTTACTATCTTTCACTCTCAAAACAAAATTTATTGCAGGTGGCACGCAGCAGCTTCTTCATCTCCGTTATCGGCGTCGCATCAGTTTCCGCTATACTACTTCTTTATATCCTTCAACATAGATTTGAATATCATTATGTATCAAGCTATAGTTCCCGCGATCTCCCGATAGCATTATTGATCACAACATTCTGGGCTGGTCAGGAAGGCAGTTTCTTACTCTGGGCGCTCTTTGCCACTGTGATTGGTTTATTCCTGCAAGCCTACACCCGGCGGACAGATATGGAAAGACCGGCTATGGCGACTTACTCGCTTGTGCTGGCGTTTCTTTTACTTCTCATCGCCATTAAGTCACCTTTCCAATATATATGGGATGTGCAGAAAGATGTTCCAAAGGGTTTTATTCCGCAGGATGGTAGAGGATTAAATCCGTTATTACAGAATTTCTGGATGATCATTCATCCGCCGGTACTCTTTCTCGGTTTTGCATCTCTTGCCATTCCATTTGTATTGGCGATTACAGCGCTCTGGCAAAAAAGATACAGCGACTGGCTGCATGCAGCGCTGCCATGGGTGTTGTTTAGCGCGCTCTCACTTGGTGCCGGACTTATGCTTGGCGGTTACTGGGCATACGGTGTACTCGGCTGGGGCGGCTGGTGGGGATGGGATCCGGTAGAAAATTCTTCACTCATTCCGTGGATCGTCGCGGTCATACTTGTCCATACCATGCTGATCCAGATGCTCACGGGTAAACTTGTCAGGACGAATTTTGTTCTCGCCGTACTTACATACCTGTTGGTAATTTATAGTACTTTCCTGACGCGCAGTGGAATTTTAGCAAATGCTTCTGTCCATTCTTTTGTCGATCCCGGTTCGCTTGCTTATACGCTGCTTGTGATATGGCTTGCCGCCGCTGCCCTCGGTGGATTTGGTATGATTGTGTTTCGCAGAAAAGAATTGAACATCAAGACACTCCCCAGTACCTGGCTCTCACGCGAATCGCTGTTGTCCATTGCGACAATTGTCATGGGAGTTTGCGCGGCGGTGATTCTTTTCGGAACAAGCAAGCCGCTTTTCTCAAACGCTACGGTTGAACCTTCTTTCTACGACCGCACGAATCTTCCCTTTGCTGTTCTCATGACGTTCTTGCTCGGTCTGAGTATCCTCACAAAATGGAATCAAGAAGGCAAACAACAGTTATTCAAGAAACTTATTGTGCCAGGAGTTTTATCCGTCCTTGTGCTTGCAGTACTCGTTGTCTTGGGACTGCATGACATATCTGCTGCATTGTTAGCGTTCACATCTCTTTTTGCACTCGTCGTTGCAGCCGGGCAGGGATATCGAATCGCAAAAGAACAGCCTCGGTTCATCGGCAGTGCACTTTCGCATGTGGGTTTAGCAATTCTTTTCCTTGGCATTATTGCTTCCGGGCGCTATGGACAGAAACAGTCGGTTGTACTTCCGTTGAATCAACCGCAAGTAGTTTTCGGTGACACGTTAACATATATCGGAACCTCGGCTACACCTGATGGAAAAATGAAATGCGAAGTAAAAATGGTTCAGAATGGAACGCCGACGATTCTTCGACCGGTTATGTTTGAAAGTACCTACAACAATAGTTTGATGAGAAATCCGGATTATATCAGTTATCTTACAAAGGATTTCTATATTGAACCAGTCTCTATCGAGGAAGGCAGTGAAGCGGCAGAGCAGAGCGTACTGGTTCTTCCAAAAGGCGAACCGGTGCTGTATGGTCCTCTTCAGATTACGTTTAAGCAATTCGATCTAGGATCACATACTGGCAGCGGTATGATGGGCGGCGCCAGCAATGCGATGACTATTGGTGCGATGCTGGAAGTCAAAACAGAAAAAGACATTCAGACAATTATTCCAGTGACAACATTTAGTGTACGGGGAAAACCTGAGATGAAGACCGGTTATCTCAAAAGCGGGACGATAGGATTCCAACTTGCTTCTATGAATGTTGCCACAACAAAAGGGGGAAAATCAACCGTTCATATAAATGTCGTCGGTCTGGAAAGTATGGCTCATGGCTCGGAACAAAAACCGGAAATTCTCATTGCCGAGGTAAGTATAAAACCATTTATGAGTTTTGTATGGATTGCTGCTGTACTCATCGTCCTTGGATTGTTGGTTGCGATGCTGCGGCGACTGAAGCAGAATACTGTTTAA
- a CDS encoding multiheme c-type cytochrome, with amino-acid sequence MKAIKLLLIIFLVVPFILNAQNKYVGAKMCKMCHQSDKQGKQFDIWQKSKHAEAYKTLSNAKSAEIAKAKGLKKAANESPECLECHAITADAKLTADGVQCELCHGAGSAYKTMPIMKDQAKAIAAGLTDFKDKGAIEKKCKTCHNEKSPTHKGFKLEEMWAKIKHPIPKG; translated from the coding sequence ATGAAAGCAATAAAGTTGTTGTTAATCATTTTTCTTGTCGTTCCTTTTATATTAAATGCTCAAAACAAATACGTCGGTGCAAAGATGTGTAAGATGTGTCATCAATCCGACAAACAGGGCAAACAATTTGACATATGGCAAAAGAGTAAACATGCGGAAGCATACAAAACACTTTCGAATGCTAAATCGGCTGAAATTGCGAAAGCGAAGGGTTTGAAGAAAGCGGCAAACGAATCACCCGAATGCCTCGAGTGCCATGCCATTACAGCTGATGCAAAGCTTACCGCCGATGGAGTGCAATGCGAATTATGCCACGGTGCAGGATCGGCATACAAAACCATGCCCATCATGAAAGACCAGGCAAAAGCAATTGCTGCCGGATTAACAGATTTCAAAGACAAGGGTGCTATTGAAAAGAAGTGCAAGACATGCCACAATGAGAAAAGCCCAACTCACAAAGGGTTTAAACTTGAAGAAATGTGGGCAAAAATTAAGCACCCGATTCCAAAAGGATAA
- a CDS encoding CxxxxCH/CxxCH domain-containing protein produces the protein MKKQQQALILTILSLAFLALSCSDLKKDLPTETTAGPQIHGQGWKDTASANFHGLAIQSAGWSMNSCKECHGPDYRGGSSGSSCFTCHNKPGGPENCTVCHGGVNAAPPKDLAGNTSSSSPGVGVHQSHLLGTDSIATPIACNECHIVPASLSAAGHIDSTAGAEVMFLVTPRYAAGQSFSQSTLTCTNTYCHGNFSNGNKQSVVWNDVSGQASACGSCHGDVTKSTIGDKALPKTSLNGGTHPNDTRCVNCHPHVIDANYKLTLSKHIDGQIEFN, from the coding sequence ATGAAGAAACAACAACAAGCTCTCATTCTTACGATTCTGTCACTCGCGTTTCTCGCACTCTCATGCAGTGATTTGAAGAAAGATTTGCCAACCGAAACAACCGCAGGGCCGCAAATTCATGGCCAGGGATGGAAGGACACGGCATCAGCTAATTTTCATGGACTTGCAATTCAAAGTGCTGGATGGAGTATGAACAGCTGCAAAGAATGCCATGGCCCGGATTATCGAGGCGGAAGTTCCGGTTCATCGTGTTTCACATGTCATAACAAGCCGGGTGGACCAGAAAATTGCACCGTGTGCCATGGTGGTGTTAATGCTGCTCCACCAAAAGATCTCGCGGGCAATACTTCATCTTCTTCTCCTGGCGTTGGAGTTCATCAATCCCATCTCCTTGGTACAGATTCTATTGCAACACCGATCGCCTGCAATGAATGTCATATAGTGCCTGCGTCGCTTTCTGCGGCTGGACATATTGATAGCACAGCCGGGGCAGAAGTAATGTTCCTGGTTACGCCGCGTTACGCTGCAGGGCAAAGTTTTTCACAATCAACATTGACTTGTACTAATACATACTGTCATGGAAATTTTTCAAATGGTAATAAGCAGTCGGTCGTGTGGAATGATGTTTCAGGTCAGGCAAGCGCGTGCGGCTCTTGCCATGGAGACGTAACAAAATCCACAATTGGTGATAAAGCATTGCCGAAGACATCGCTCAATGGCGGCACTCACCCGAATGATACTCGCTGTGTAAACTGTCATCCGCATGTTATTGACGCCAATTATAAGCTTACTCTTTCGAAACACATAGATGGACAAATTGAATTCAATTAA
- a CDS encoding cytochrome C yields MPTIKIKSLLLRKHRYPLFSLVLMLLIAFTVVLTSREATGIDKQPKRIKFSHQLHKENGAACADCHSEAAASVKASDNLLAKMEVCKSCHEQVSNNCTYCHVSADSTTYTATPNPVRELIFSHQKHVEEQKTACETCHTVLDKADAGTGELVPAMATCATCHNDVKATGTCETCHTNLAALRPAEHNRTNFVREHKFSARLGDAKCGACHTQETCIDCHNGSELMKVDVPGKDLMSLHSPRLMAIDRGQGMRLTKVHDLNFKFTHGISAKGKAMECQTCHSAEQFCSECHKAGGNVNQGEFKPTSHSVAGFTTLGVGTGGGEHARQAKRDIESCAACHSIEGADPICITCHTDVDGIKGTDPKTHDQGFMSDTHGNWHTDPGATCYTCHTDVNARPGGVKGQKFCGYCHR; encoded by the coding sequence ATGCCAACAATAAAAATTAAATCGTTACTCCTGAGAAAACACAGGTACCCGTTATTCAGTTTAGTGCTGATGCTGCTGATTGCTTTCACTGTTGTTCTGACGTCACGCGAAGCAACCGGTATCGATAAACAACCAAAACGGATCAAATTTTCGCACCAGCTCCATAAAGAAAACGGTGCTGCTTGTGCGGATTGCCATAGTGAAGCGGCTGCAAGCGTAAAAGCTTCGGACAACCTGCTTGCCAAAATGGAAGTATGCAAAAGTTGTCACGAACAGGTAAGCAATAATTGTACGTATTGCCATGTCAGCGCCGATTCAACAACATATACAGCAACGCCAAACCCGGTAAGAGAATTAATCTTTTCACATCAAAAACATGTAGAAGAACAAAAGACAGCTTGCGAAACATGCCACACCGTTCTTGATAAAGCAGATGCCGGCACAGGAGAACTCGTTCCGGCTATGGCGACGTGCGCAACATGTCATAATGATGTGAAAGCAACAGGCACGTGCGAAACATGCCACACAAATTTAGCCGCTCTCCGGCCCGCAGAACATAATCGAACCAACTTCGTGCGTGAACATAAGTTTTCCGCAAGACTTGGCGATGCAAAATGCGGCGCCTGTCATACGCAGGAAACCTGTATCGACTGCCACAATGGAAGCGAATTGATGAAAGTGGATGTGCCGGGTAAAGATCTCATGTCGCTTCACTCACCCCGACTCATGGCGATTGACCGCGGACAGGGCATGCGATTGACAAAGGTTCATGATCTGAATTTTAAATTCACCCATGGCATTTCTGCAAAGGGCAAAGCGATGGAATGCCAGACATGCCACAGCGCAGAACAATTCTGTTCCGAATGCCATAAAGCAGGCGGGAATGTAAATCAAGGAGAATTCAAACCGACATCGCATTCCGTTGCAGGGTTTACGACATTGGGTGTTGGAACCGGCGGAGGTGAGCATGCACGGCAGGCGAAGCGTGATATCGAATCTTGCGCAGCGTGCCACAGCATTGAAGGTGCGGATCCAATTTGTATAACATGTCATACAGATGTTGATGGAATCAAAGGTACCGATCCCAAGACACACGATCAAGGATTCATGTCGGACACTCATGGGAATTGGCATACAGACCCGGGAGCAACGTGCTATACCTGCCATACCGATGTCAATGCGCGTCCGGGTGGTGTGAAGGGACAAAAATTCTGCGGCTACTGCCACCGTTAA
- the hemG gene encoding protoporphyrinogen oxidase has protein sequence MGPLKTDVIVIGEGITGLCLAYWLKKRGINVTVLAKDSEVGGTMKSVQEQGFLYETGANTALETTPLFKELISDLRLESEFTYANPEGKNRYILRDGILHSMPLGPGSFFSTKLFSTAAKFRVMKEPFIGRAEKEESIAEFVERRLGREFLDYAIDPFVAGVFAGKPEQLSVRSAFPKLYALEEKYGGLVKGMIKGAQERKQRAEKAKDRAETFSFVSGMQTLPHAIGDSLGKTVLFNAKVTGIRNLTTAREEPSDEPDARRYLVEYLRNGKEEEIEADVVVFAIPAYDAAPIIKSLSMETAHVLSSIYYSPIISIFLGVKRDDIGHTLDGFGFLIPSKEKRKILGCLWNSCLFGNRAPAGLVALNAFVGGARQPELTGFNDEQIIQMTLDELKSIMQFSGKPVYLNITRWQKSIPQYEIGYQQKMDLLAQFEEANQGILLAGNYRGGISVGDCVKNAYEIAESISSQILSTR, from the coding sequence ATGGGACCACTAAAAACAGATGTGATCGTTATTGGCGAAGGCATTACCGGACTTTGTCTTGCCTACTGGCTGAAGAAACGCGGTATCAATGTTACGGTGCTTGCAAAAGATAGTGAAGTGGGCGGAACAATGAAGTCGGTGCAGGAGCAAGGTTTTTTGTATGAGACCGGCGCAAACACCGCGCTCGAAACAACCCCTCTCTTCAAAGAACTTATCTCAGACTTGAGGTTGGAATCAGAATTCACTTACGCCAACCCGGAAGGCAAGAATCGTTATATCCTCCGCGATGGTATTTTACATTCGATGCCGCTGGGACCCGGTTCTTTTTTCTCAACCAAACTCTTTTCCACCGCTGCAAAATTTCGTGTCATGAAAGAACCATTCATTGGACGCGCAGAGAAAGAGGAAAGTATCGCTGAGTTTGTTGAACGAAGATTAGGACGCGAATTTCTTGATTACGCCATCGATCCGTTCGTGGCAGGTGTTTTTGCCGGAAAGCCGGAACAGTTAAGCGTACGCTCCGCATTCCCTAAACTGTATGCGCTGGAAGAAAAGTACGGCGGATTGGTAAAAGGGATGATCAAAGGCGCGCAGGAAAGAAAACAACGGGCAGAGAAAGCGAAAGACCGCGCTGAAACATTTTCCTTCGTCAGCGGGATGCAAACATTACCGCACGCTATCGGCGATTCGCTTGGCAAGACGGTTCTTTTTAACGCAAAAGTTACCGGTATCCGCAACCTGACAACTGCACGCGAAGAGCCGTCGGATGAACCCGATGCGCGGCGTTACCTTGTTGAATACCTCCGCAACGGCAAAGAGGAAGAGATTGAAGCGGATGTCGTCGTGTTTGCTATTCCCGCCTACGACGCTGCGCCCATTATCAAATCATTGTCGATGGAAACAGCACATGTGCTTTCCTCCATTTATTATTCCCCGATTATCTCTATATTCTTGGGTGTGAAGCGAGATGACATCGGGCACACGCTGGATGGTTTTGGATTCCTTATTCCATCGAAGGAAAAACGAAAAATCCTCGGCTGTTTATGGAACTCATGCTTATTTGGAAATCGCGCACCCGCAGGATTAGTGGCACTCAATGCATTCGTTGGCGGCGCCCGTCAGCCGGAATTGACCGGGTTCAATGATGAACAAATTATTCAGATGACGCTTGATGAGCTCAAATCTATTATGCAATTTTCAGGAAAACCCGTATATTTAAACATAACACGCTGGCAAAAATCCATTCCGCAATACGAAATAGGATACCAGCAAAAAATGGACTTGCTTGCCCAGTTTGAAGAAGCCAATCAGGGTATTTTGCTGGCTGGAAACTATCGCGGCGGCATTTCGGTTGGCGACTGTGTGAAAAATGCGTATGAGATTGCAGAGAGTATTTCCTCGCAGATACTCTCAACACGTTAG
- a CDS encoding HXXEE domain-containing protein, with translation MTFKEYFFWFKENWQKTGVIVSIFLTIYLVVIVLPKSTVLFALLMSTPLYMLHEIDEYIFPGGFAKFINKNIYKMDPETGLVDSTAIFWINMVVWFFFPLASLNAVSKADLTQAAWIPYFFIFQAVIHLILGIVGKRFFNPGMVSAWLVHVPWGIWTIWLLIQAGVIVNPYWNEYLWDGLSICFYMVIAGVILYIRHKFKRPNQALKLTE, from the coding sequence ATGACTTTCAAAGAATATTTCTTCTGGTTCAAGGAAAACTGGCAAAAGACTGGTGTGATCGTTAGCATTTTCCTTACAATCTATCTGGTCGTAATTGTCCTACCAAAAAGTACGGTCTTGTTTGCATTGCTGATGTCCACCCCGCTTTATATGCTCCACGAGATTGATGAATATATTTTTCCGGGTGGCTTTGCCAAATTTATAAACAAGAATATTTACAAGATGGATCCTGAAACTGGACTCGTTGACTCGACCGCTATTTTCTGGATCAATATGGTTGTCTGGTTCTTTTTTCCACTCGCCAGCCTTAATGCAGTTTCCAAAGCTGATCTGACTCAAGCGGCATGGATACCCTATTTCTTCATCTTCCAGGCTGTGATTCATCTCATTCTCGGGATAGTTGGCAAACGGTTTTTTAATCCTGGCATGGTTTCCGCTTGGTTGGTTCATGTTCCGTGGGGGATTTGGACTATCTGGTTGTTGATTCAAGCTGGAGTGATTGTCAATCCGTATTGGAATGAATATCTGTGGGATGGCCTATCGATCTGTTTCTACATGGTGATAGCTGGTGTCATTCTATATATCCGTCACAAATTCAAGCGGCCTAACCAAGCGCTCAAGCTGACGGAATGA
- a CDS encoding cytochrome c3 family protein, whose amino-acid sequence MKQYILIIAAAIVAVLFPLESACAKDQCLECHLTAGDKPSELFKHDVHYQKGITCAGCHGGNAKSEDMEQAMDKKAGFHGIPKGDDISKACAACHSSLEKMKSFGSSLPTNQWEFLQTSVHAKLSLKGKEHIVQCITCHNAHGIVSVKNPSSPVYPLNVVKTCTRCHADIALMRSYNPSLPVDQLEKYRTSIHGKRNAKGDAKTAACANCHGSHDIRSAKDVKSKVYASNLPGTCAACHSNVDYMKPYKIPTDQYEKYAKSVHGVALLQKHDQGAPACNSCHGNHGAMPPGVESISKVCGTCHALNADLFSSSPHKKAFDDRKLPECETCHGNHEIIAATDKLLGVTRDAVCSRCHGEHLNVKGYQAAKNMRGSIDSLEAQEQRVRSLVDEAEQKGMEISEAKFKLRDVRQARLQSRTMVHAFNEGKFREIVDNGIKVSSVIAEEATAAIQEYYFRRFGLVISTLIITLLAISLYLYVRRLEKKQNKN is encoded by the coding sequence ATGAAACAGTACATTCTTATTATTGCCGCCGCCATTGTTGCTGTACTTTTTCCTCTCGAATCTGCATGTGCCAAAGACCAATGTTTAGAATGTCATCTCACGGCGGGAGATAAGCCGTCAGAATTGTTTAAGCATGATGTTCATTACCAAAAAGGAATCACCTGTGCTGGATGCCATGGCGGTAATGCCAAGAGTGAAGACATGGAACAAGCAATGGATAAGAAAGCGGGTTTTCATGGGATACCGAAAGGTGATGATATTTCCAAAGCTTGTGCGGCCTGTCATTCTTCTCTTGAAAAGATGAAATCGTTTGGTTCATCCCTGCCGACAAATCAATGGGAATTTCTGCAAACAAGTGTACATGCGAAACTTTCATTAAAAGGAAAAGAGCACATTGTACAATGCATCACCTGTCATAACGCGCACGGAATTGTATCAGTGAAAAATCCATCTTCTCCGGTGTATCCTTTGAATGTCGTTAAAACCTGCACCCGTTGCCATGCCGACATTGCGTTAATGCGATCCTACAATCCATCACTTCCCGTTGATCAATTAGAAAAATACCGTACGAGTATTCACGGAAAACGTAACGCGAAAGGAGATGCAAAGACAGCCGCGTGTGCAAATTGTCACGGGAGTCATGACATCCGATCAGCAAAAGATGTGAAATCAAAAGTGTATGCTTCAAATCTGCCTGGAACATGTGCAGCATGCCACAGCAATGTTGATTATATGAAGCCGTACAAAATTCCGACAGATCAATACGAGAAGTATGCAAAGAGTGTTCACGGTGTTGCGTTGCTCCAAAAGCATGATCAAGGCGCCCCAGCTTGCAACAGCTGCCATGGAAATCACGGTGCTATGCCGCCGGGAGTAGAATCAATCTCAAAAGTGTGCGGAACTTGCCACGCATTGAACGCTGATCTTTTTTCTTCAAGCCCGCATAAAAAAGCTTTCGATGACCGCAAGCTTCCTGAATGCGAAACTTGTCATGGCAATCATGAAATTATTGCCGCTACCGATAAATTATTAGGGGTAACACGAGACGCAGTATGCAGCCGATGCCACGGTGAACATCTAAACGTCAAAGGGTATCAGGCTGCGAAGAATATGCGCGGATCGATAGACAGTCTGGAAGCGCAGGAACAGCGGGTTCGGAGCCTGGTGGACGAAGCTGAGCAAAAAGGAATGGAGATCAGCGAAGCGAAATTCAAACTTCGGGATGTACGACAAGCACGGTTACAGTCGCGGACAATGGTGCATGCTTTTAACGAAGGAAAATTCCGGGAAATTGTAGATAATGGAATAAAAGTATCTAGTGTGATTGCAGAAGAAGCTACAGCAGCAATCCAAGAATATTATTTTCGTAGATTTGGGCTGGTGATTTCAACATTAATTATTACTTTACTTGCAATATCACTGTACCTCTACGTGAGGCGTCTGGAAAAAAAACAAAATAAGAATTAG
- a CDS encoding cytochrome b N-terminal domain-containing protein → MKSFLKRIYNWIDERVELEGLVNYMGKKYVPVHRHSVWYYFGGVSLFLFIIQVVTGILLLLYYKSGEELAFESINFIMSKVQFGWLIRSVHSWTANLFILSAMIHMFSVYFEKAYRKPREITWVTGMLMFFLLLGFGFSGYLLPWNELAFFATKVGTDIAGVVPVIGKPLLTFLRGGDEVTGATLSRFFGFHVAVLPGLFTIFLGIHLLLVQRQGMSEPLHIKAESERKSMPFFPNFILRDLTLWLLVLNLLAILAVFFPWELGKKAEAFAPAPAGIKPEWYFLFMFQTLKYIPGRLWFLDGEVLGILLFSIAGILWTVVPFWDYKSSRGEQNRFVNYLGLFAVMYIILFTIIGWLA, encoded by the coding sequence ATGAAATCATTTCTGAAACGAATCTATAACTGGATTGACGAGCGTGTTGAGCTCGAGGGTTTGGTTAATTACATGGGAAAAAAATATGTTCCCGTGCATCGTCATTCTGTGTGGTATTACTTTGGAGGCGTTTCTCTCTTTCTCTTTATTATTCAAGTTGTGACGGGGATTCTCCTGCTTCTCTATTATAAGAGCGGGGAAGAGCTTGCTTTCGAGAGTATTAATTTTATTATGTCGAAAGTTCAATTCGGCTGGCTCATTCGTTCTGTCCATAGCTGGACGGCAAATCTCTTTATTCTTTCGGCAATGATCCATATGTTCAGCGTCTATTTTGAAAAAGCATATCGGAAACCGCGCGAGATTACGTGGGTCACCGGAATGCTTATGTTTTTTCTCTTATTAGGATTCGGATTCAGCGGATATCTTTTGCCATGGAATGAACTTGCCTTCTTTGCTACAAAGGTTGGCACCGACATCGCCGGTGTCGTGCCGGTCATAGGTAAACCATTGTTGACTTTCCTCCGCGGTGGAGATGAAGTAACCGGTGCAACTCTTTCTCGATTTTTTGGTTTCCATGTGGCGGTACTGCCCGGGCTTTTCACAATTTTTCTCGGTATTCATCTTCTTCTTGTGCAGCGACAAGGGATGAGCGAGCCGCTGCATATCAAAGCAGAATCTGAGCGCAAGTCAATGCCGTTCTTCCCCAATTTTATTTTACGTGATCTGACTCTGTGGCTTCTTGTGCTGAATCTTCTCGCAATTCTTGCAGTATTCTTTCCCTGGGAATTAGGAAAGAAAGCCGAAGCATTTGCACCTGCTCCTGCTGGTATTAAACCTGAATGGTATTTCCTTTTTATGTTTCAGACATTGAAATATATTCCCGGCAGGTTATGGTTTTTAGATGGTGAGGTGTTAGGAATTCTTCTGTTTAGCATTGCAGGCATCTTATGGACTGTGGTGCCTTTTTGGGATTACAAGAGTTCGCGGGGCGAGCAGAATCGATTTGTGAACTATCTTGGGTTGTTTGCCGTGATGTATATCATTCTCTTCACTATTATCGGGTGGCTTGCATGA